A window of Selenomonas ruminantium subsp. lactilytica TAM6421 contains these coding sequences:
- the pfkB gene encoding 1-phosphofructokinase: MIYTVTFNPSLDYIVRLDNFTAGEINRVNYEQVLAGGKGINVSIVLKNLGHDNSALGFVAGFTGEEIKRQLKDFGVKSDFVQLDEGFSRINVKAKASTETEINGQGPDISEAKQQELFAQLDKLVEGDTLVLAGSIPKTLPDDIYQRIMARLDGKGIRIVVDAEKKLLLNVLQYHPFLIKPNNHELGDMFGVKLTTDEEIITYAKKLQEKGAQNVLISMAGDGAILLTAEGKSFKCPAPKGKLINSVGAGDSMVAGFITGYMESNGDFEKAFHMGVATGSASAFSENLATRPEVEALLATIE, encoded by the coding sequence ATGATTTACACTGTAACCTTCAATCCATCTTTGGATTACATCGTGCGCCTGGACAACTTCACGGCTGGTGAGATCAACCGCGTGAACTACGAACAGGTACTGGCTGGCGGCAAGGGCATCAACGTGTCCATCGTGCTCAAGAACCTGGGCCATGACAACAGTGCCCTGGGTTTTGTGGCCGGCTTCACCGGCGAAGAAATCAAGCGCCAGCTCAAGGACTTCGGCGTCAAGAGCGATTTCGTACAGCTTGATGAAGGCTTCTCCCGCATCAACGTGAAGGCCAAGGCCAGCACGGAAACGGAAATCAACGGCCAGGGCCCGGACATCAGCGAAGCCAAACAGCAGGAACTCTTTGCCCAGCTCGACAAGCTCGTGGAAGGCGATACGCTGGTGCTGGCAGGTTCCATCCCCAAGACGCTGCCGGATGACATCTATCAGCGCATCATGGCCCGTCTCGACGGCAAGGGCATCCGCATCGTGGTAGATGCGGAAAAGAAACTGCTGCTCAACGTGCTGCAGTATCATCCGTTCCTGATCAAGCCCAACAACCATGAGCTTGGCGATATGTTCGGCGTAAAGCTGACCACCGATGAAGAGATCATCACCTATGCCAAGAAACTGCAGGAAAAAGGCGCGCAGAACGTACTGATTTCCATGGCTGGCGACGGTGCCATCCTCTTGACGGCTGAAGGCAAATCCTTCAAGTGCCCGGCACCGAAAGGCAAGCTCATCAACTCCGTTGGCGCTGGTGACTCCATGGTAGCCGGCTTCATCACTGGTTACATGGAATCCAATGGTGACTTCGAGAAAGCTTTCCATATGGGTGTAGCTACGGGTTCTGCTTCCGCCTTCAGCGAAAACCTCGCTACCCGTCCGGAAGTTGAAGCACTGCTGGCCACCATCGAATAA
- a CDS encoding DeoR/GlpR family DNA-binding transcription regulator, with product MLTEERYATILRILNEKKAVTVLDLTRALDASESTVRRDLTALHKSGRLYKVYGGATSIDNNYTSAEEDMKTKNDLFPEEKIAIARKAAGMIKRKDFVYIDAGSTTLHLIDFLTETSAVFVTNGMQHAAKLAAKGFKVFIIGGAVKAVTEAVVGTEALNNLKCYNFTKGFFGTNGISPKSGFSTPDADEGTIKSAALARCKNAYVLADQSKFNKISPITFAHISSATIITGRLEDKKYRDYTTVIEGE from the coding sequence ATGCTGACAGAAGAGCGTTATGCCACCATCCTGCGCATCCTGAATGAAAAAAAGGCTGTTACCGTCCTTGACCTCACCCGCGCTTTGGATGCTTCGGAGTCCACGGTGCGCCGGGACCTCACCGCCCTGCACAAGAGCGGCAGGCTCTACAAGGTGTATGGCGGGGCCACTTCCATCGACAACAACTACACCAGTGCCGAGGAAGACATGAAAACCAAGAACGATCTTTTCCCTGAGGAAAAGATTGCCATCGCCCGCAAGGCGGCTGGAATGATCAAACGCAAAGATTTTGTGTATATCGATGCCGGTTCCACCACCTTGCACTTAATCGACTTTCTGACTGAAACCAGTGCCGTATTTGTCACGAACGGCATGCAGCACGCAGCCAAGCTGGCCGCCAAAGGCTTCAAAGTCTTTATCATTGGCGGAGCAGTAAAGGCCGTAACGGAAGCGGTAGTAGGTACAGAAGCTTTAAATAATTTGAAATGTTACAACTTTACCAAGGGATTTTTTGGCACCAACGGCATCAGCCCGAAATCCGGCTTCTCCACCCCGGATGCTGACGAAGGCACCATCAAGAGTGCAGCACTGGCCCGTTGCAAGAACGCCTATGTTTTGGCTGACCAGTCAAAATTCAACAAGATTTCCCCGATTACTTTTGCTCATATCTCCAGCGCCACCATCATCACAGGACGGCTGGAAGATAAGAAATATCGTGACTACACAACTGTTATTGAAGGAGAATGA